In Arachis hypogaea cultivar Tifrunner chromosome 17, arahy.Tifrunner.gnm2.J5K5, whole genome shotgun sequence, a single window of DNA contains:
- the LOC140180703 gene encoding L-ascorbate oxidase homolog, whose translation MHSLSHGHNLPFPDRLVINGHGWNGSTFTVDQGNTYRLRISNVGLTTSINMRIQGHKMKLVEVEGSHTIQNTYSSLDIHLGQTYSVLITADQPPKDYYIVVSTRFHQKGIHHHHCNSSL comes from the exons ATGCATAGCCTATCGCATGGTCATAATCTTCCTTTTCCTGATAGACTTGTTATCAATGGACATGGTTGGAATGGAAGCACATTCACTGTTGATCAAG GTAATACATATAGATTGCGAATATCAAATGTGGGGTTGACAACATCAATCAACATGAGAATCCAAGGGCACAAGATGAAACTTGTGGAGGTAGAAGGGTCTCACACCATACAGAACACTTACTCTTCCCTTGACATCCATCTTGGACAGACCTATTCTGTTCTTATCACTGCTGATCAACCTCCAAAGGATTACTACATAGTTGTCTCCACTAGATTTCATCAGAAGGGTATTCACCACCACCACTGCAATTCTTCACTATAG